The following coding sequences lie in one Mercenaria mercenaria strain notata chromosome 5, MADL_Memer_1, whole genome shotgun sequence genomic window:
- the LOC123557868 gene encoding tubulin beta chain-like isoform X2: MREIVHLQAGQCGNQIGAKFWEVISDEHGIDPTGTYHGDSDLQLERINVYYCEATGGKYVPRAVLVDLEPGTMDSVRSGPFGQIFRPDNFVFGQSGAGNNWAKGHYTEGAELVDSVLDVVRKESESCDCLQGFQLTHSLGGGTGSGMGTLLISKIREEYPDRIMNTFSVVPSPKVSDTVVEPYNATLSVHQLVENTDETYCIDNEALYDICFRTLKLTTPTYGDLNHLVSATMSGVTTCLRFPGQLNADLRKLAVNMVPFPRLHFFMPGFAPLTSRGSQQYRALTVPELTQQMFDAKNMMAACDPRHGRYLTVAAIFRGRMSMKEVDEQMLNVQNKNSSYFVEWIPNNVKTAVCDIPPRGLKMSATFIGNSTAIQELFKRISEQFTAMFRRKAFLHWYTGEGMDEMEFTEAESNMNDLVSEYQQYQDATAEEEGEFDEEEDEGEEA; the protein is encoded by the exons ATGAGAGAAATTGTACATCTTCAAGCCGGACAGTGTGGAAATCAAATCGGCGCTAAG TTCTGGGAGGTGATCTCAGACGAGCACGGTATTGACCCCACAGGTACATACCACGGAGATTCGGACCTCCAACTCGAGAGAATCAACGTATATTATTGTGAAGCGACAG GTGGTAAATATGTTCCACGTGCAGTGCTTGTGGACCTCGAACCTGGGACCATGGACTCCGTGAGATCCGGACCTTTCGGTCAGATCTTCAGACCAGACAACTTTGTCTTCGGGCAGAGCGGGGCTGGTAACAACTGGGCCAAGGGTCACTACACAGAGGGTGCTGAGCTCGTGGACTCCGTACTTGATGTTGTTCGTAAAGAGTCAGAAAGCTGTGATTGTCTTCAGGGATTCCAACTTACACACTCTCTGGGTGGTGGTACTGGGTCTGGCATGGGAACTTTACTTATCAGCAAAATCCGTGAGGAGTACCCCGACAGAATCATGAACACTTTCTCAGTTGTTCCATCACCTAAG GTATCAGACACCGTCGTTGAACCATATAACGCTACCTTGTCAGTCCATCAACTGGTCGAGAACACAGACGAGACCTACTGTATCGACAACGAGGCTCTATATGACATTTGTTTCAGGACCCTGAAACTGACCACGCCTACATATGGGGACTTGAACCATCTCGTGTCAGCCACAATGTCCGGTGTTACCACGTGTCTTCGTTTTCCGGGTCAGCTGAACGCTGATCTCCGTAAACTGGCAGTCAACATGGTTCCTTTCCCACGTCTCCACTTCTTTATGCCAGGTTTCGCACCTCTCACTTCTCGTGGTAGCCAACAGTACAGGGCTCTCACTGTTCCTGAGCTTACACAACAGATGTTCGACGCCAAAAACATGATGGCTGCCTGCGATCCACGTCACGGACGATACCTCACGGTCGCCGCCATTTTCAGAGGACGTATGTCCATGAAGGAGGTCGATGAACAGATGTTGAACGTCCAGAACAAGAACAGCAGCTACTTTGTCGAATGGATTCCCAACAACGTAAAAACAGCCGTCTGCGATATCCCGCCACGTGGCCTTAAGATGTCCGCCACTTTCATCGGTAACAGTACCGCCATCCAGGAACTGTTCAAGCGTATCTCCGAACAGTTCACCGCCATGTTCCGTCGAAAGGCTTTCTTGCATTGGTACACTGGCGAAGGTATGGACGAGATGGAGTTCACCGAGGCCGAGTCGAACATGAACGACTTGGTATCAGAGTACCAGCAGTACCAGGACGCCACCGCCGAGGAGGAGGGTGAATTTGACGAGGAAGAGGATGAGGGAGAGGAAGCATAA
- the LOC123557868 gene encoding tubulin beta chain-like isoform X1, whose translation MREIVHLQAGQCGNQIGAKFWEVISDEHGIDPTGTYHGDSDLQLERINVYYNEASGGKYVPRAVLVDLEPGTMDSVRSGPFGQIFRPDNFVFGQSGAGNNWAKGHYTEGAELVDSVLDVVRKESESCDCLQGFQLTHSLGGGTGSGMGTLLISKIREEYPDRIMNTFSVVPSPKVSDTVVEPYNATLSVHQLVENTDETYCIDNEALYDICFRTLKLTTPTYGDLNHLVSATMSGVTTCLRFPGQLNADLRKLAVNMVPFPRLHFFMPGFAPLTSRGSQQYRALTVPELTQQMFDAKNMMAACDPRHGRYLTVAAIFRGRMSMKEVDEQMLNVQNKNSSYFVEWIPNNVKTAVCDIPPRGLKMSATFIGNSTAIQELFKRISEQFTAMFRRKAFLHWYTGEGMDEMEFTEAESNMNDLVSEYQQYQDATAEEEGEFDEEEDEGEEA comes from the exons ATGAGAGAAATTGTACATCTTCAAGCCGGACAGTGTGGAAATCAAATCGGCGCTAAG TTCTGGGAAGTAATCTCAGACGAGCATGGAATTGACCCCACCGGTACCTACCATGGGGACTCTGACCTTCAACTTGAAAGAATCAACGTGTACTATAACGAGGCTAGCG GTGGTAAATATGTTCCACGTGCAGTGCTTGTGGACCTCGAACCTGGGACCATGGACTCCGTGAGATCCGGACCTTTCGGTCAGATCTTCAGACCAGACAACTTTGTCTTCGGGCAGAGCGGGGCTGGTAACAACTGGGCCAAGGGTCACTACACAGAGGGTGCTGAGCTCGTGGACTCCGTACTTGATGTTGTTCGTAAAGAGTCAGAAAGCTGTGATTGTCTTCAGGGATTCCAACTTACACACTCTCTGGGTGGTGGTACTGGGTCTGGCATGGGAACTTTACTTATCAGCAAAATCCGTGAGGAGTACCCCGACAGAATCATGAACACTTTCTCAGTTGTTCCATCACCTAAG GTATCAGACACCGTCGTTGAACCATATAACGCTACCTTGTCAGTCCATCAACTGGTCGAGAACACAGACGAGACCTACTGTATCGACAACGAGGCTCTATATGACATTTGTTTCAGGACCCTGAAACTGACCACGCCTACATATGGGGACTTGAACCATCTCGTGTCAGCCACAATGTCCGGTGTTACCACGTGTCTTCGTTTTCCGGGTCAGCTGAACGCTGATCTCCGTAAACTGGCAGTCAACATGGTTCCTTTCCCACGTCTCCACTTCTTTATGCCAGGTTTCGCACCTCTCACTTCTCGTGGTAGCCAACAGTACAGGGCTCTCACTGTTCCTGAGCTTACACAACAGATGTTCGACGCCAAAAACATGATGGCTGCCTGCGATCCACGTCACGGACGATACCTCACGGTCGCCGCCATTTTCAGAGGACGTATGTCCATGAAGGAGGTCGATGAACAGATGTTGAACGTCCAGAACAAGAACAGCAGCTACTTTGTCGAATGGATTCCCAACAACGTAAAAACAGCCGTCTGCGATATCCCGCCACGTGGCCTTAAGATGTCCGCCACTTTCATCGGTAACAGTACCGCCATCCAGGAACTGTTCAAGCGTATCTCCGAACAGTTCACCGCCATGTTCCGTCGAAAGGCTTTCTTGCATTGGTACACTGGCGAAGGTATGGACGAGATGGAGTTCACCGAGGCCGAGTCGAACATGAACGACTTGGTATCAGAGTACCAGCAGTACCAGGACGCCACCGCCGAGGAGGAGGGTGAATTTGACGAGGAAGAGGATGAGGGAGAGGAAGCATAA